The genomic stretch AACACAGCTATCAACAGCCACGATTTCTGAGCTAATTACGCCCATTGGTTTTGCCAACGAAGCGCTTGATGGTGAGCGCCTTTCGGTACAGATTCCAAGCTGGAGGCCTGATTCTTCCAGTGAGATCGATGTAGTCGAAGAGATTGCACGGATGTATGGCTATTCAAAGATTGAACGTACCGTGCCACGCTCTCCGATCAATGGTGGCCTGACCAAGCGTCAAAGAGACGTGCGTCTGGTTCGAAATGCGATGGTCGGTTTGGGGTTCAGCGAAGTCATGCCGATACCGTTTCTCGCCCCCGGAGACCTGGAAGCAGCGAAACTCAGCGACGAGCCGATCATGGTTGCGAACCCCCTGGTAGCCGAAGAATCGGTAATGCGAACGTCTCTATTGCCTGGCTTAGCCAAGGTTTTGTCCTACAACGCGTCTCACCGCCGTGGCGACATTGCGGTATTTGAGATTGGTCACGTGTTCAATCGGCCCACTAATCGCAACGCCGAACTACCCCTCGAGACAGAACGTTTGGCCATGGCTATGGGGGCACAAGAAGCTCCTAGTGTGGTGAAGATTTGGCGCGGCTTAGCCTCACACTTGGGTATTGCTTTTTCGCTAGAGTCAGCTTCAGTCCCTGGACTCCACCCAACCCGCAGCGCCCAAATAGTGGTTCAAGACCAGGTAATTGGGATGATTGGTGAGGTCGACCCCGACGTGCTGCGACATTATGAAGTTCCAGGTCGGGTAGCTTACGCCGATGTTGACCTAGATCAATTGCTGGCACGACGTTTGGCCACTCAGCAATATTTACCGGTCCGTTTATATCCTTCCAGCGACCTCGATTTGGCCTTTGAGCTTGATGACGACACACCGGCCTCAGCGCTAGAGGCGATTCTGCGCCGTAGCGCTGGTGAGCTGTTAGTTTCTCTGGAACTTTTTGATGTCTTTCGTGGCGGGTCAGTTCCAACCGGTCGTCGTTCACTGGCGTATCGACTACGTTTTCAAGCCGCCGATCATACCTTGGGAGAGGCGGAGATTACCGAGCTGCGCACACGTATAATCCGCGCTGTAGAGCACCAACTTCCAGCAACTTTACGAAGCTAATACATTGTGCATCGCGATGCACAGTGTATGCTCAAGCTTGTGAAGAGAGTAGGTATTATCGGTGCGTCGGGTTATACCGGTGCCGAGCTATTGAGGTTGTTGGCCACGCATCCGGGCTTTGAAGTGGCCTTTGCCACCGGTGACAGCCAGGCTGGTAACGCGGTGGCAAGCTTGTACCCGTCACTGGCAGCTGCTTATCCGTCCCTCGTGTTCGAAGGTTGGGATCAGCGTCTCCTCGACCAAGTTGACCTGGTGTTTTTAGGTCTGCCACACGGAGCTTCGCAAAGTATTGTGCCCAGCCTGTTAGATCGAAACATCCAAGTTTTGGATCTCTCTGCCGACTTTCGTCTGCCCGAGGCTGAGCTGTATGAGCGTTGGTACGGTGAAGCCCATAAAGTGCCGCAGCTGCTCGATCGTTTCGTGTATGGCCTGCCAGAACTATTTCGAGACTCAATTACCGGTGCCCAAAACGTTGCGGTGCCAGGGTGTTACCCAACGTCGGCCAATTTGGGTTTGGCACCTTTTGCTCGTGCCGGGGCAATTGAATTAAACGGCATCATTGTGGATGCCGTCTCGGGTGTTTCGGGCGCCGGTCGGCCACCAAAGCCAAACACTACGTTTTGTGCTGTTGATGAAAACTTCAACGCTTATGGACTCTTAGACCATCGCCACACCGCCGAAATCGATTTGGTGCTCGGCGCAACGGTTCTCTTCACGCCACATCTGGCGCCGATGAACCGTGGAATTTTGGCTACTTGTTACGCGAGGCCAACCGGTGGACTAGCAACTTCGGCCGATGCGCTAGAGCTCCTCCAAGAGTTCTATGCCGATGAACCATTTGTGGTTGTTTCCCCAAATTCACCTTCCACCAAGGCAACTTTAGGGGCCAACACGGCGCATATCACCGCCCGTATCGATCCTCGAACTGGCTGGTTAATGGTCATTACCGCCATTGACAACCTGGTAAAAGGCGCTTCTGGTCAAGCCATCCAATGCGCCAACATTCTCAATAATTACGAAGAGACCTTAGGGCTGCCACGAGTTGGCCTTAATCCGTAAGCCTACTTTTCGAGCCAATTTCATTTAGGAGATCGCAAATGAGTGTGACCGCTGCTCGGGGCTTTATGGCCGCTGGGGCTGCTGTTGGCATTAAAGCTGGCGGTGAAAAAGATCTAGCGCTAGTTGCCACCGATGACCACCAACCGGTGCCCACCGCTGCTGTATTCACCCAAAACAAGATGACGGCGGCCCCGGTGGTTACCAGCCGAAAGCACTTAGAAACGACCGGGGGTATGGCCACCTCTGTGATAATAAATAGTGGCAATGCCAATGCTGCGACAGGTCAAGCTGGTCTCGACCATGCCAAACGCATGTGTGATGGGGTGGCTCGACAACTATCAATTCCACCTGAACAGGTACTGGTCTGCTCCACCGGACTCATCAGTATTCCACTGCCAATCGAAGTAATAGAGGCAGGCATTCCGAACCTGACCCAATCATTAGGTGCCACCGATCTCTCCGCCAGCGATGCTGCCACGGCCATCATGACCACCGATACCCATCCCAAAACATCGGTCGTCGAAAGCACCGGATTTGTGGTGGGAGGTATGGCTAAAGGTGCCGCCATGTTGGCCCCCAATATGGCCACCATGTTGGCGGTGTTAACCACCGATGCCGAAGCAAGCCCCGACGAACTAAAAGCGGCCCTGGTAGCAGCTCTTCCAGTTTCTTTCAACGCCCTTAGCGTCGACGGTGCCACTTCAACCAACGACACCGTAATCTTGATGGCAAGTGGTCGTGCCGGTCGCGTTGACTACAAGGCCCTGCATGAGGCCGTCGCTAAGGTTTGTGCTGATCTGGCGGGTCAGATGGCTGGTGATGCTGAGGGCGCCACCAAGGTGGTACGACTTTGGGTAACCGGTGCTGCTAACAACGAGGAGGCGGCGGTGGCCGCCCGGCAGGTGGCTGAAAGCCAATTGGTTAAGTGCTCTTGGTACGGCCAAGACCCGTATTGGGGTCGGATCGCTTCAGAGTTGGGTTCAAGTGGTGTTGAATTTGACCCGAATCAGCTCACCATCACCTATGGCGGAACGTTGGTTGCCTCCGGGGGTGTTTCAATTGTGCATGACGAAGAAAAGGTACGGTCACATATGGCAGAACGCCACCTAGAAATTGTGGCTGACCTGGGGCTTGGCCAAGGCTCGGCAACCATTTTGACCAACGATCTTACGCACGCCTACATCGACGAGAACATGGGTACCTCATGACTCAAAACGCCATCAGCCCCGACATTAAAGCCGAAATCCTGCTCGAAGCACTGCCATGGATTCAGGAATTTCGCGACAAAGTCGTGGTGGTGAAATTCGGTGGCAATGCTATGGGCGACGAGGCGCTATCGCGGTCGTTCGCCCAAGATATCGTGCTAATGCATTCGGTGGGTATCAAACCAGTCGTGGTCCATGGAGGTGGCCCCCAGATTGGTGCCCTCATGAACCGACTAGGCAAAGAGCCCGAGTTCCGTGATGGTTTGCGTGTGACTGACGCTGAAACTCTCGACATTGCTCGGATGGTGTTGGTCGGTAAAATTAGCCGCGACATAGTGTCGTCGATGAACGTTTATGGCCCTATTGCGGTAGGAGTTTCAGGTGAAGACGCCGGATTGATTACTGCTGGGGCGCGAAGCCCCGAGCTTGGTTTTGTAGGCGATGTGGTGGGTGTAAACCCCACCATTTTGCTGCGACTCTTAGCTGAGGGTTTAGTACCGGTTGTCTCAACCATCGGTGCCGATGACTCGGGCCAGGCCTATAACATCAATGCCGACACCGTCGCTGGTGCCATTGCCGTGTCGCTCGACGCCGAAAAAGTTGTTTACCTTACTGATATTGAAGGCTTGCGTTCTAACGTCGAGGACGACAGTTCGCTCATCAGGCGCATCAGCTCGGCTGACTTGGCAGCACTGGTCGAATCAAAAGTCGTCACCGGCGGCATGATTCCCAAGGTGGCGGCATGTATTGATGCTGCCGAAGCAGGCGTTCGCTCAGCCCACATGGTCGATGGCCGGATTCCCCACGTATTGCTGATCGAAATTTTCACTAACCATGGGATCGGCACCATGGTCACCAAGGAGGCCCCAAAATGAGCCAAAGCAACCTCGCGGCCCAAACCCATGCCCAGGCTATGGGCAATACCGATCTCACGAGTTGTCCTTTTATGCCCACCTATGGTGCACCCTCTGTCATGTTTGTGCGGGGTGAAGGTTCGTGGTTGTGGGACCGTAACGGCAAGAAGTATCTCGACTTCCTATCTGGTTTGGCCGTTACCTCGCTTGGCCACGCTCATCCGGCGGTGGCCGAAGCCATCAGTCAGCAAGCCAATACGCTTTTGCATGTCTCCAACCTATTTGGCACCGAAGTTGGCCCCCAGGTTGCCGTCACGCTCGACCGGCTCTTGGGCGGTGACGGACAAGTGTTTTTCACGAACTCTGGCGCCGAAGCGAACGAAGCGGCTATCAAGCTAGCCCGCAAGTGGGGCGGACATGGTCGTTACCAGATTGTTAGCGCCTATGGATCTTTCCACGGCCGTACCTTGGCTACTTTGCATGCCACTGGCCAACCAGCCAAATGGGAGGGGTTTACTCCGCTGCCAGATGGCTTCCGTCATGTGGCTTGGGACGATTTAGAGGCGCTCGATGCTGCTATTGATCCAAGTGTGGCTGCGGTTTTACTGGAACCAATTCAAGGTGAGGGCGGAGTGAACCCTGCTTCGTCCGAATATTTACAAGGTGTGCGTCGAATTTGTGATGAGCGTGGCGTGCTATTGATATTCGACGAGGTACAAACCGGCCTGGGGCGCACCGGCGAGTGGTTCGGGCACCAAGCAAGCGGGGTTAAACCCGACATTGTGAGCGTGGCCAAGGCTTTAGGCAACGGTATGCCCGTGGGTGCCGCCTGGGCACGCCGCGACGTTGCTCAGGCGTTCGAACCGGGTGACCACGGCACCACTTATGGCGGTCAACCGTTGGCTATGGCGGCGGCTCGGGCAGTACTGGCAGTGATGGAAGCCGAAAATGTACCCGTTCGGGCTAAACGCGCTGGCGCTTTACTCAGTGAGCAAGCACTTGCTTTGCCGGGGGTTGTCTCGGTGCGGGGTGCTGGCCTGCTGCTAGGTCTTGAGCTTGAAGGCGACATCGACGCCAAAATTGTGGCGGCCCAAGCGCTAGAGGCTGGCCTGGTAGTGAATGCTGTTACGCCAACCACCATTCGTTTGGCCCCATCGCTCTTAGTCACTGACGAGGAAATTCACACCGCAGTAAACGTTCTAGGCCAGGTAATTGGATGAGACACTTTTTAGAAATCGACGATCTTTCGACTGAAGAGCTGTGGGAAGTGTTGCGGCTAGCGAAAGAAACCCATCCGGCCCCGGTGTTAGCCGGTCAGGGTGGAGCGTTACTCTTTGAGAAGCCATCACTTCGTACCCGCAATTCAATGGAGATGGCCACAGTGGCTCTAGGCGGTCACCCGATATCGGTTATGGCCGATGAGGTGGGCCTAGACACGCGGGAATCAGTTGAAGACGTGACTCGTACCTTGGCTGGGTATCACGCCTTTATCGGGGCCCGAGTCTTCAATCACCAGCACCTTGAGCGCATGGTGGCTGTAAACCAGCTGCCCATTGTGAACTTGTTGTCTGATGCCGCCCATCCCATGCAGGCCTTAGCCGATCTTCTCACCATCGAAGACCACTTCGGTGCCCTAGACGTTTCGGTGGCCTATATCGGTGATGCCAATAATGTGGCGCGTTCGTTGGCCATTGCCACCCTAATGACCGGTGGCACCTTCACAATTGCTGCCCCCGAGGACTATAGCTTCAGCGATTCTGATGCTGAATACATATCAAAGCATGGCCGCTTCACCCAAACCACCTCGCCGGCAGAGGCGGTTGTCGGAGCTCACGTTATCTACACCGATGTCTGGACCTCCATGGGTCAAGAAGTGGAACGTGCCGCACGTTTAGCGGCGTTCAGCAATTTCACGATCACAGAAACATTGCTCGAACATAGCGCTGCGAACTCCATATTCTTGCACTGCCTGCCCGCGCACCGCGGCGAAGAGGTGTCTGAAGCGGTACTTGAAGGTGAGCGTTCAAAAGTATGGGCACAGGCTGAAAATCGGATGCATGCTGCCCGAGGATTACTGTGGTGGTTAATGTCGCAGCAGAAAGGCGCTTAGGCCATGTCAGGCGTCAAAGGCCTTTCTAAAACGCAGCGCCAACATCGGATTGCTCGTCTCTTGGAATCAAACACGGTTTCAAGCCAAGAGCAGCTAGTCGAGCTTTTAGCTGACGACGGCGTTGCGATCACTAGGGCCACTATTTCTCGTGATCTGGAAGAACTGGGCGTGATCAAGGTCCGTGTTGGAGGCGCTAGTGCGGCTTATGCCATTCCTCATCGGGCAGTCGATCCGGCCCCGCCGCAGGATCATCTGCGGCGTGTGCTCTCCGATTGGGTGGTTGAAATCCAATCGTCGTTGAATCTCGTTGTGCTCACCACTCCTCCCGGTTCGGCCCATGTCGTAGCCTCGGCGCTAGATCGTTCTTCACTGGCTGGCTTGATTGGCACGGTGGCTGGTGATGACACTGTGTTATGCGTGGCGTCTGAAGAGCTGGGTGGCCCAGGTTTGTTCGATGTTCTCTACGACCTCGCTGGTCTGAATACCCCCTGAAAGGATGTATCGTGACCGATCGGTCAGATGCTCGAGTCTTAACTTCTCTTCCCGTTGGCGAAAACGTGGGCATTGCGTTCTCTGGTGGTCTTGACACCTCGGCAGCTGTGGCTTGGATGCGCGAAAAAGGTGCCGTGCCCTATGCCTACACCGCCGATTTAGGCCAATACGATGAGCCTGATCTAGCTAGCGTGCCGCAACGTGCCCTTGAATATGGCGCCAAAGTGGCACGGCTTATCGATTGTCGTGAAGAGCTAGTGCATGAGGGTTTGGTGGCCTTGCAATGCGGGGCTTTTCATATCGCAACCGCTGGTAGAACGTATTTCAACACCACTCCCATTGGGCGTGCCGTAACTGGAACTTTGCTGGTTCGGGCCATGCAGGAGGATGGGGTTGAGGTTTGGGGTGACGGCTCCACCTATAAGGGCAACGACATCGAGAGGTTCTACCGTTATGGGCTCTTAGTAAACGCTAATTTAAGAATCTACAAGCCGTGGCTTGATGCCGCGTTTGTGAATGAGCTTGGCGGGCGTGCCGAGCTTTCACAATGGTTGGCCGAGCGCTCGTTTGAATACCGCGATTCCGAAGAAAAAGCGTATTCCACTGACGCCAACATTTGGGGTGCGACCCACGAAGCCAAAGACTTGGAATCACTTGATACTGGCATGGAAATTGTGGCGCCAATCATGGGCGTTGCCCATTGGGATCAGACCATAACCATTGATGCTGAAGATGTTTCGATTCGCTTTCACGAAGGTTGGCCGGTGGCTATCAACGGGGTTGAATTCGAGGATCGGGTGGCTCTAGTTATGGAGGCCAACACCATTGGTGGCCGTCATGGCTTGGGTATGAGCGATCAGATTGAGAACCGCATCATTGAAGCCAAGAGTCGTGGCATCTATGAAGCCCCAGCTATGGCGCTGTTTCACATTGCCTATGAACGCCTGGTCAGTGCGATTCACAACGAAGACACAATTGATAATTACCGCACTATGGGGCGTCGTTTGGGTCGGCTTATGTATGAAGGGCGCTGGTTCGATCCGCAGTCGCTCATGCTTCGAGAACCACTTCAGCGGTGGGTGGGTTCCACCATCACCGGCGAGGTTACGTTACGACTTCGTCGTGGTGATGATTACTCGATTTTGAACACTGAAGGACCCAATCTTTCCTACTCCGGTGAGCGGCTTTCCATGGAACGCTCGGAAAGTGTGTTCAGTCCGTTGGACCGGATTGGCCAGCTCACCATGCGCAACCTTGATATTGAAGACTCTCGTCGTAAGCTCGGCCTGTACAGCAAAACCGGTGTTCTGGGTGGCGGCGACGATGATCTGGGTGTCTTAGGTTTGGAGTCGGGCCAATGAGCACTCTTTGGCACGGCCGCTTCGAGGCCGGTCCCGCTGAGGAGCTAATGGCGTACACGGTTAGCTTGCCGTACGACCAACGGTTATTTCCCGATGACATCGCGGGAAGCAGGGCTCACGTGCGAGGGTTGGGCCGCTCGAAGCTACTGGACGAAGACGAGGTCAGCGCCATCCTAGAGGCGTTAGCCGCCACCGAAGATGAGTTGCGGCTGGGTACTTTCGT from Acidimicrobiia bacterium encodes the following:
- the argC gene encoding N-acetyl-gamma-glutamyl-phosphate reductase, which codes for MKRVGIIGASGYTGAELLRLLATHPGFEVAFATGDSQAGNAVASLYPSLAAAYPSLVFEGWDQRLLDQVDLVFLGLPHGASQSIVPSLLDRNIQVLDLSADFRLPEAELYERWYGEAHKVPQLLDRFVYGLPELFRDSITGAQNVAVPGCYPTSANLGLAPFARAGAIELNGIIVDAVSGVSGAGRPPKPNTTFCAVDENFNAYGLLDHRHTAEIDLVLGATVLFTPHLAPMNRGILATCYARPTGGLATSADALELLQEFYADEPFVVVSPNSPSTKATLGANTAHITARIDPRTGWLMVITAIDNLVKGASGQAIQCANILNNYEETLGLPRVGLNP
- the argJ gene encoding bifunctional glutamate N-acetyltransferase/amino-acid acetyltransferase ArgJ, which translates into the protein MSVTAARGFMAAGAAVGIKAGGEKDLALVATDDHQPVPTAAVFTQNKMTAAPVVTSRKHLETTGGMATSVIINSGNANAATGQAGLDHAKRMCDGVARQLSIPPEQVLVCSTGLISIPLPIEVIEAGIPNLTQSLGATDLSASDAATAIMTTDTHPKTSVVESTGFVVGGMAKGAAMLAPNMATMLAVLTTDAEASPDELKAALVAALPVSFNALSVDGATSTNDTVILMASGRAGRVDYKALHEAVAKVCADLAGQMAGDAEGATKVVRLWVTGAANNEEAAVAARQVAESQLVKCSWYGQDPYWGRIASELGSSGVEFDPNQLTITYGGTLVASGGVSIVHDEEKVRSHMAERHLEIVADLGLGQGSATILTNDLTHAYIDENMGTS
- the argF gene encoding ornithine carbamoyltransferase, coding for MRHFLEIDDLSTEELWEVLRLAKETHPAPVLAGQGGALLFEKPSLRTRNSMEMATVALGGHPISVMADEVGLDTRESVEDVTRTLAGYHAFIGARVFNHQHLERMVAVNQLPIVNLLSDAAHPMQALADLLTIEDHFGALDVSVAYIGDANNVARSLAIATLMTGGTFTIAAPEDYSFSDSDAEYISKHGRFTQTTSPAEAVVGAHVIYTDVWTSMGQEVERAARLAAFSNFTITETLLEHSAANSIFLHCLPAHRGEEVSEAVLEGERSKVWAQAENRMHAARGLLWWLMSQQKGA
- the argR gene encoding arginine repressor; the encoded protein is MSGVKGLSKTQRQHRIARLLESNTVSSQEQLVELLADDGVAITRATISRDLEELGVIKVRVGGASAAYAIPHRAVDPAPPQDHLRRVLSDWVVEIQSSLNLVVLTTPPGSAHVVASALDRSSLAGLIGTVAGDDTVLCVASEELGGPGLFDVLYDLAGLNTP
- the argG gene encoding argininosuccinate synthase; this encodes MTDRSDARVLTSLPVGENVGIAFSGGLDTSAAVAWMREKGAVPYAYTADLGQYDEPDLASVPQRALEYGAKVARLIDCREELVHEGLVALQCGAFHIATAGRTYFNTTPIGRAVTGTLLVRAMQEDGVEVWGDGSTYKGNDIERFYRYGLLVNANLRIYKPWLDAAFVNELGGRAELSQWLAERSFEYRDSEEKAYSTDANIWGATHEAKDLESLDTGMEIVAPIMGVAHWDQTITIDAEDVSIRFHEGWPVAINGVEFEDRVALVMEANTIGGRHGLGMSDQIENRIIEAKSRGIYEAPAMALFHIAYERLVSAIHNEDTIDNYRTMGRRLGRLMYEGRWFDPQSLMLREPLQRWVGSTITGEVTLRLRRGDDYSILNTEGPNLSYSGERLSMERSESVFSPLDRIGQLTMRNLDIEDSRRKLGLYSKTGVLGGGDDDLGVLGLESGQ
- the argB gene encoding acetylglutamate kinase yields the protein MTQNAISPDIKAEILLEALPWIQEFRDKVVVVKFGGNAMGDEALSRSFAQDIVLMHSVGIKPVVVHGGGPQIGALMNRLGKEPEFRDGLRVTDAETLDIARMVLVGKISRDIVSSMNVYGPIAVGVSGEDAGLITAGARSPELGFVGDVVGVNPTILLRLLAEGLVPVVSTIGADDSGQAYNINADTVAGAIAVSLDAEKVVYLTDIEGLRSNVEDDSSLIRRISSADLAALVESKVVTGGMIPKVAACIDAAEAGVRSAHMVDGRIPHVLLIEIFTNHGIGTMVTKEAPK
- a CDS encoding acetylornithine transaminase, which translates into the protein MSQSNLAAQTHAQAMGNTDLTSCPFMPTYGAPSVMFVRGEGSWLWDRNGKKYLDFLSGLAVTSLGHAHPAVAEAISQQANTLLHVSNLFGTEVGPQVAVTLDRLLGGDGQVFFTNSGAEANEAAIKLARKWGGHGRYQIVSAYGSFHGRTLATLHATGQPAKWEGFTPLPDGFRHVAWDDLEALDAAIDPSVAAVLLEPIQGEGGVNPASSEYLQGVRRICDERGVLLIFDEVQTGLGRTGEWFGHQASGVKPDIVSVAKALGNGMPVGAAWARRDVAQAFEPGDHGTTYGGQPLAMAAARAVLAVMEAENVPVRAKRAGALLSEQALALPGVVSVRGAGLLLGLELEGDIDAKIVAAQALEAGLVVNAVTPTTIRLAPSLLVTDEEIHTAVNVLGQVIG